In the Nitrospirota bacterium genome, one interval contains:
- a CDS encoding amidohydrolase family protein produces MQGRSIEEVARTHGLEPRECVLTLLLEESLRVGAIFHSMSEENLRMFLSLPFVMVGTDGSARSRGGPTEKGRPHPRGFGSFPRYLSFGAPGLPEAIRRITLLPARTFGLAGRGAVREGTFADLVAFDPERLRDRATFEEPFLPPEGMAYVVVNGVVAAEEGRLTGARAGRVLRRSAAR; encoded by the coding sequence ATGCAGGGCAGGAGTATCGAAGAGGTGGCCCGCACGCACGGCCTCGAGCCCCGGGAGTGCGTCCTCACGCTTCTCCTTGAGGAGTCCCTCCGGGTGGGGGCCATCTTTCATTCCATGAGCGAGGAGAACCTTCGGATGTTCCTTTCCCTGCCCTTCGTCATGGTGGGCACGGACGGCTCCGCCCGCTCCCGGGGAGGCCCCACGGAGAAGGGCAGGCCCCATCCCCGCGGGTTCGGCTCCTTCCCCCGTTACCTGTCCTTCGGCGCCCCGGGCCTCCCGGAGGCGATACGCCGCATCACCCTCCTGCCGGCCCGGACCTTTGGACTTGCCGGAAGGGGCGCCGTCCGGGAGGGGACCTTCGCCGACCTGGTGGCCTTCGACCCGGAGAGGCTCAGGGACAGGGCGACGTTCGAGGAGCCCTTTCTGCCGCCCGAGGGCATGGCATACGTGGTGGTAAACGGCGTGGTGGCCGCCGAGGAGGGCCGCCTTACCGGAGCGCGCGCGGGCCGGGTGCTCAGGAGAAGCGCCGCGCGATAG